The proteins below come from a single Gordonia pseudamarae genomic window:
- the nrdE gene encoding class 1b ribonucleoside-diphosphate reductase subunit alpha, whose product MSPTASVTDNIASASQSGVHAGPSGHEPGDLDYHALNAMLNLYDRDGRIQFDRDREAARQYFLQHVNQNTVFFHDLDEKLDYLVEENYYEPEVLDKYDREFVKGLFKQAYAKKFRFPTFLGAFKYYTSYTLKTFDGKRYLERFEDRVCMVALTLAEGDTALARNLVDEIIEGRFQPATPTFLNSGKKQRGEPVSCFLLRIEDNMESIGRSINSALQLSKRGGGVALLLSNVREHGAPIKKIENQSSGVIPIMKLLEDSFSYANQLGARQGAGAVYLHAHHPDIYRFLDTKRENADEKIRIKTLSLGVVIPDITFELAKANDDMYLFSPYDVERVYGVPFADVNVTDKYHEMVGDKRIRKTKIKAREFFQTLAELQFESGYPYIMFEDTVNRANPIDGKITHSNLCSEILQVSTPSTYNDDLSYAEVGKDISCNLGSLNIAKTMDSPDIGQTIETAIRGLTAVSDQTAITSVPSIEKGNNESHAIGLGQMNLHGYLARERIFYGSDEGVDFTNIYFYTVLYHALRSSNKIARERGRAFGGFEKSTYASGEFFAKYIDRAWEPKTQKVRDIFGQAGIHIPNQDDWRELQAAVQRDGIYNQNLQAVPPTGSISYINHSTSSIHPVAAKIEIRKEGKIGRVYYPAPYMTNDNLDYYQDAYEIGYEKIIDTYAAATQHVDQGLSLTLFFKDTATTRDVNKAQIYAWRKGIKTLYYIRLRQLAIEGTEVEGCVSCML is encoded by the coding sequence GTGTCGCCAACCGCATCAGTCACCGACAACATCGCGTCGGCAAGCCAGTCCGGTGTGCACGCCGGTCCGTCCGGACATGAACCGGGCGACCTCGACTATCACGCGCTCAACGCGATGCTCAACCTGTACGACAGGGACGGCCGGATCCAGTTCGACCGGGATCGCGAGGCCGCCCGGCAGTACTTCCTGCAGCACGTCAACCAGAACACGGTGTTCTTCCACGACCTGGACGAGAAGCTCGACTACCTGGTGGAGGAGAACTACTACGAGCCCGAGGTGCTGGACAAGTACGACAGGGAGTTCGTCAAGGGCCTGTTCAAGCAGGCCTACGCGAAGAAGTTCCGCTTCCCGACGTTCCTCGGCGCATTCAAGTACTACACCAGCTATACCCTCAAGACGTTCGATGGCAAGCGCTATCTGGAGCGGTTCGAAGACCGGGTCTGCATGGTGGCGCTGACGCTCGCCGAGGGTGACACCGCTCTCGCCCGCAACCTCGTCGACGAGATCATCGAGGGCCGATTCCAGCCGGCCACTCCCACTTTCCTGAATTCCGGCAAAAAACAGCGCGGCGAGCCGGTAAGCTGTTTTCTGCTTCGCATCGAAGATAATATGGAATCCATTGGTCGGTCCATCAATTCGGCGTTGCAGCTGTCCAAGCGTGGCGGTGGTGTGGCCTTGCTGCTGAGCAATGTGCGCGAGCACGGCGCGCCGATCAAGAAGATCGAGAACCAGTCCTCGGGTGTCATCCCGATCATGAAACTGCTGGAGGACTCGTTCTCCTACGCCAACCAGCTCGGTGCGCGGCAAGGTGCGGGTGCGGTGTATCTGCACGCCCACCATCCCGACATCTACCGCTTCCTCGACACCAAGCGGGAGAACGCCGACGAGAAGATCCGTATCAAGACGTTGTCACTGGGTGTGGTGATCCCCGACATCACCTTCGAGCTGGCCAAGGCCAACGACGACATGTACCTGTTCAGCCCGTACGACGTCGAACGCGTCTACGGGGTGCCGTTCGCCGATGTGAATGTCACCGACAAGTACCACGAGATGGTGGGCGACAAGCGGATCCGCAAAACCAAGATCAAGGCGCGCGAGTTCTTCCAAACACTCGCCGAGTTGCAGTTCGAGTCGGGTTACCCGTACATCATGTTCGAAGACACGGTGAACCGGGCCAATCCGATCGACGGCAAGATCACCCACTCCAACCTGTGCTCAGAGATCCTGCAGGTGTCCACACCGTCGACGTACAACGACGATCTCTCGTACGCCGAGGTCGGCAAGGACATCTCGTGCAACCTGGGTTCGCTCAACATCGCCAAGACGATGGATTCACCCGACATCGGGCAGACCATCGAGACCGCGATCCGGGGTCTGACCGCGGTCAGCGATCAGACCGCGATCACCTCGGTACCGTCGATCGAGAAGGGTAACAACGAGTCCCACGCCATCGGTCTCGGGCAGATGAACCTGCACGGCTACCTGGCGCGCGAGCGGATCTTCTACGGCAGCGACGAGGGCGTCGATTTCACCAACATCTACTTCTATACGGTGCTCTATCACGCGCTGCGGTCGTCGAACAAGATCGCCCGCGAACGTGGCCGGGCGTTCGGTGGTTTCGAGAAGTCGACCTACGCTTCGGGCGAGTTCTTCGCCAAGTACATCGACCGGGCATGGGAGCCGAAGACCCAGAAGGTGCGGGATATCTTCGGGCAGGCCGGGATTCATATCCCCAACCAAGACGACTGGCGCGAGCTGCAGGCCGCGGTACAGCGTGACGGCATCTACAACCAGAACCTGCAGGCGGTGCCGCCGACCGGTTCGATCAGCTACATCAATCATTCGACGAGTTCTATCCACCCGGTCGCGGCGAAGATCGAGATCCGCAAAGAGGGCAAGATCGGCCGCGTGTACTATCCGGCGCCGTACATGACCAATGACAACCTGGACTACTATCAGGATGCGTACGAGATCGGGTACGAGAAGATCATCGACACCTACGCCGCGGCCACCCAGCACGTCGATCAGGGGTTGAGCCTGACCCTGTTCTTCAAGGACACCGCCACCACCCGCGACGTCAACAAGGCGCAGATCTATGCGTGGCGCAAAGGCATCAAGACGCTCTACTATATCCGGCTGCGCCAGCTCGCCATCGAGGGTACGGAGGTGGAGGGTTGCGTCAGCTGCATGTTGTGA
- the nrdI gene encoding class Ib ribonucleoside-diphosphate reductase assembly flavoprotein NrdI, which yields MPSHELPLHHELPLIVYFSSVSENTHRFVTRLCARAIRIPVNDRHGTVTVDEPYVLISPTYGGGKVSSATGGGYVPKQVIRFLNDAHNRSLIRGVIAAGNTNFGEEFCLAGDVISRKCGVPYLYRFELMGTTDDIERVRSGLAEFATGMSAYHAPA from the coding sequence ATGCCCAGCCACGAGCTGCCACTCCACCACGAGCTGCCACTCATCGTGTACTTCTCGTCGGTGTCGGAGAACACCCACCGCTTCGTCACCAGGCTCTGCGCGCGTGCGATCCGTATCCCGGTCAACGATCGGCACGGCACCGTGACCGTCGACGAGCCGTACGTCCTGATCAGCCCCACCTACGGTGGTGGCAAGGTCTCGTCCGCGACGGGCGGCGGGTATGTGCCCAAGCAGGTCATCAGATTCCTCAACGACGCGCACAACAGATCTCTGATCAGGGGCGTGATCGCTGCGGGAAACACCAACTTCGGCGAGGAATTCTGCCTCGCCGGTGACGTGATATCGCGTAAGTGCGGTGTACCGTACCTGTACCGGTTCGAACTGATGGGCACCACCGACGACATCGAGCGGGTGCGTTCCGGACTGGCGGAGTTCGCCACCGGAATGAGTGCGTACCACGCGCCCGCCTGA
- the eccE gene encoding type VII secretion protein EccE: MTSNRTLPQSDSQSGIGYLLTVQIAAAAVLGVWNRYSGTSAAVVGTVATALIGSWWCCTRIRAVRSFWTRIMFRINMSRSRSTQTGTAPAGRPSGDPAPFGVDVLDVPAAGGPLTDALVPAPIRAARSRQDIGVSVSAGMLVTVIRVRPTSPAIRHLTRTGRDSGPGTEPQLALAPLAECLAQFDIVLHSIDVLVHTPHENAPDPVSRSYAETLGPMRSIPRTSTYVVVRLDPRSCTEAIARRGGGADGTLRTVAVATRRVAARINEQGLTADVLAAADIPGVLHELTCGRDQSCGREHWDHLNSDGLRCRTIPVDRGGAAERYAAIDSATHPAVGGELPSDVVATTTVINLTGTAEAPYVRALTRMVTTAGEGLPPTEPDPAPETHALCGHQAVASFAGLLHPDSHTVWHHVAPVRGSAATQLVRRTALPCSGSGQLLGADREGRPVALPLAGPGVSRVIIDAQWPLAAQIVLRAIATGARIVLHTDDQTRWQPMIATVDSPDRLSAVPTEPTGLWSPVHVYDGRTPPEDSPGVTIFHIRGQDDDSARPGDTPSSTVFIRQDRHDQRSFSVDTHTGTTTLSVVAVDYEWTIIAGRPAISRPTPARPVPRRPIPVPPAPVPVPQPD, from the coding sequence GTGACATCGAACCGGACACTGCCGCAATCCGATTCCCAGAGCGGGATCGGCTATCTGCTCACGGTCCAGATCGCCGCGGCGGCAGTACTCGGGGTATGGAACCGCTATTCCGGAACGTCGGCCGCCGTGGTGGGCACCGTCGCGACGGCACTGATCGGGAGTTGGTGGTGTTGCACCCGAATCCGGGCGGTCCGCTCATTCTGGACACGAATCATGTTTCGTATCAATATGTCACGATCCAGAAGTACACAGACCGGCACGGCACCGGCCGGCCGGCCATCCGGTGACCCGGCACCGTTCGGGGTGGACGTGCTCGACGTCCCCGCGGCCGGTGGCCCACTGACGGACGCATTGGTCCCCGCACCGATCCGGGCCGCACGGTCCCGGCAGGACATCGGTGTGTCGGTGTCGGCGGGCATGCTGGTCACCGTGATCCGGGTCCGGCCCACCTCACCGGCGATCCGTCACCTCACCCGCACCGGACGTGACAGCGGCCCGGGCACCGAGCCACAGCTCGCGCTTGCTCCGCTGGCCGAGTGCCTGGCCCAGTTCGACATCGTCCTGCATTCGATCGATGTGCTCGTCCATACCCCGCACGAGAATGCTCCGGACCCGGTATCACGCTCATACGCAGAAACTTTGGGACCCATGAGGTCCATCCCGCGCACCAGCACGTACGTGGTCGTGCGCCTCGATCCGAGAAGCTGCACCGAGGCGATCGCGCGGCGTGGAGGCGGGGCCGACGGCACGCTGCGTACCGTCGCGGTGGCCACCAGGCGGGTGGCCGCGCGCATCAACGAACAGGGCCTGACGGCCGATGTGCTTGCCGCCGCGGACATTCCCGGCGTGCTACACGAACTGACCTGCGGCCGGGACCAGTCCTGTGGCCGCGAACACTGGGACCATCTCAACTCCGACGGCCTGCGGTGCCGGACGATCCCGGTCGACCGGGGCGGCGCCGCCGAACGCTATGCCGCCATCGATTCGGCGACCCACCCCGCGGTCGGCGGCGAACTCCCCTCCGACGTTGTCGCCACGACCACCGTCATCAACCTCACCGGTACGGCCGAGGCACCCTACGTGCGCGCGCTGACCCGTATGGTCACCACCGCGGGTGAGGGGCTCCCGCCCACCGAACCGGACCCGGCGCCCGAGACCCACGCATTGTGCGGCCACCAGGCCGTGGCCTCGTTCGCCGGTCTCCTCCACCCGGACTCGCACACCGTGTGGCACCACGTGGCGCCGGTGCGGGGTTCGGCGGCCACCCAGCTGGTGCGGCGAACAGCCCTGCCGTGCAGCGGTTCAGGACAGCTCCTGGGTGCGGACCGCGAGGGCAGACCGGTGGCCCTGCCGCTCGCCGGACCCGGAGTGTCGCGGGTGATCATCGACGCGCAGTGGCCGTTGGCCGCGCAGATCGTACTGCGGGCCATCGCCACCGGTGCGCGGATCGTTCTGCATACCGACGATCAGACCCGGTGGCAACCGATGATCGCCACTGTGGATTCGCCGGACCGGCTCAGCGCCGTCCCGACCGAGCCCACCGGGTTGTGGTCACCGGTACACGTCTACGACGGGCGCACACCGCCCGAGGACTCGCCGGGCGTCACGATCTTTCACATACGGGGACAGGACGACGATTCGGCCAGGCCCGGCGATACACCCTCCTCGACCGTGTTCATCAGGCAGGACCGCCACGATCAACGTTCCTTCAGCGTCGACACACACACCGGCACCACAACACTATCGGTTGTGGCAGTGGACTATGAATGGACGATCATCGCCGGCCGCCCGGCGATATCCCGCCCTACTCCGGCGCGTCCGGTCCCGCGCCGGCCGATCCCGGTACCGCCGGCACCTGTCCCGGTGCCGCAACCTGACTGA
- a CDS encoding NADPH-dependent FMN reductase encodes MSQDSIENDQVRPAKVVALVGSLRQASVNRQLAQVAADNAPDGVRVSVIDTLGALPFYNEDTDPSVNPAAGEVDAQVAGLRTVVADADAVLIVTPEHNGSIPAALKNAIDWLSRPYGTGAIKGKPVGVIGAALGQYAGTWSRTETRKSVGIAGGQVVEEVEVGINSSKLGEQGVSAPEVVEQVVGAVTRLTGEVAAAV; translated from the coding sequence ATGTCGCAGGATTCGATCGAGAACGATCAGGTACGGCCGGCCAAGGTCGTGGCGCTCGTCGGCAGTCTTCGCCAGGCGTCGGTCAACCGGCAGCTCGCGCAGGTCGCCGCGGACAACGCGCCCGACGGTGTTCGGGTGAGCGTGATCGACACGCTCGGCGCACTGCCCTTCTACAACGAGGACACCGATCCGTCGGTGAATCCCGCCGCGGGCGAGGTCGACGCTCAGGTCGCGGGGTTGCGGACCGTCGTCGCCGACGCCGACGCGGTGCTGATCGTCACCCCCGAGCACAACGGCAGCATCCCCGCAGCGCTCAAGAACGCGATCGACTGGCTGTCGCGGCCGTACGGAACCGGTGCCATCAAGGGCAAGCCGGTCGGTGTGATCGGCGCGGCGCTCGGCCAGTACGCCGGCACCTGGTCGCGCACCGAGACCCGTAAGTCCGTCGGCATCGCCGGCGGGCAGGTCGTGGAAGAGGTCGAGGTCGGCATCAACTCGTCCAAGCTCGGCGAGCAGGGCGTGTCCGCTCCCGAGGTCGTCGAGCAGGTCGTCGGCGCCGTCACCCGGCTCACCGGCGAGGTCGCCGCTGCCGTGTAG
- the nrdH gene encoding glutaredoxin-like protein NrdH produces MAITVYTKPACVQCNATYKALDKAGLSYEVVDISKDDAARDYVMALGYLQAPVVVSGDEHWSGFRPDRIKALATNAA; encoded by the coding sequence ATGGCTATCACCGTCTACACCAAGCCGGCCTGCGTGCAGTGCAACGCAACGTACAAGGCCCTCGACAAGGCGGGTCTGTCGTACGAGGTCGTCGACATCAGCAAGGACGACGCCGCCCGCGATTACGTCATGGCGCTCGGTTACCTTCAGGCCCCGGTCGTCGTGTCCGGTGACGAGCACTGGTCGGGATTCCGTCCCGATCGCATCAAGGCACTGGCCACCAACGCAGCCTGA
- the eccB gene encoding type VII secretion protein EccB: MIRRLEHALVRRDVRMIDDPMRSQTNALAVGAVLAVVILAGCAIWGMIRPQGAIGDSVIVVGKSSGATYVVVSGRLHPVLNLASARLITGRSDSPRSVADNKLGSYPRGPLLGIPGAPSALPGAGEAARAWTVCDEADGSSGAAGSVRLSVIAAPPEAAGGAAPAGRRSALLISYADTTYLVYRSEGEGSAVRARVDMNSAEVRSVLHLDGIEPRPVSAGLLALFPEVPPIEVPPIPGKGRKGVITDPGVGVGSVVRSVAVNDVVSYYLVLADAIQKVGPVAAEILRTVDLRGSGAVTTVAPARIAALPTTTAVAVNDFPAAVPIIASAESRPVVCQSWLPAVDGGAARMTLLLGSAPPVPAGGVPVPVAGADGGGPAVDSVYLRPGSGESVIVTGIEPRSARAQSRYYIGDSGVRFGLPDQQVASVLGLSAEPVPVPWPIISLLPVGPTLSRSAALVAHDGLGQG, translated from the coding sequence ATGATCCGCAGGCTCGAGCACGCCCTGGTCCGCCGGGACGTGCGGATGATCGACGACCCGATGCGATCGCAGACCAATGCGCTCGCGGTCGGTGCGGTACTGGCCGTGGTGATCCTGGCGGGCTGTGCCATCTGGGGCATGATCCGGCCGCAGGGGGCGATCGGTGATTCGGTGATCGTCGTCGGAAAGAGCAGCGGGGCAACGTATGTTGTGGTGTCGGGGCGCCTGCATCCGGTGCTGAACCTGGCATCGGCCAGGCTGATCACCGGCAGATCCGATTCGCCGCGATCGGTCGCCGACAATAAGCTGGGCAGCTATCCTCGCGGACCGCTGCTGGGGATTCCAGGCGCCCCCTCGGCCCTGCCCGGGGCCGGCGAGGCCGCGCGGGCATGGACGGTGTGCGATGAGGCGGACGGCTCGTCGGGAGCGGCCGGGTCCGTACGGCTCAGCGTGATCGCGGCGCCGCCGGAGGCGGCCGGAGGTGCGGCTCCGGCGGGACGGCGTTCGGCACTGCTGATCTCGTACGCGGACACCACGTATCTCGTCTACCGATCCGAGGGCGAGGGGTCCGCGGTGCGGGCCCGGGTCGATATGAACTCGGCCGAGGTACGGTCGGTCTTGCACCTGGACGGGATCGAGCCACGGCCGGTCAGCGCAGGTTTGCTCGCGCTGTTCCCGGAGGTACCGCCGATCGAGGTTCCCCCGATTCCGGGGAAGGGCCGCAAGGGTGTCATCACCGACCCGGGGGTCGGGGTGGGGTCGGTGGTGCGGTCGGTCGCCGTCAACGACGTGGTCTCGTACTACCTCGTGCTCGCCGATGCGATACAGAAGGTGGGCCCGGTGGCCGCCGAGATCCTGCGGACCGTGGATCTGCGTGGATCGGGCGCGGTGACCACGGTGGCTCCCGCCCGGATCGCCGCGCTGCCCACCACCACAGCGGTGGCCGTCAACGACTTCCCGGCGGCGGTCCCGATCATCGCATCGGCCGAATCCCGGCCGGTCGTATGCCAGTCGTGGTTGCCGGCCGTCGACGGTGGGGCGGCGCGCATGACTCTGCTCCTGGGTTCGGCGCCACCGGTTCCCGCCGGCGGTGTGCCGGTGCCGGTGGCGGGCGCGGACGGCGGCGGCCCGGCCGTCGACAGCGTGTACCTGCGGCCGGGCAGTGGTGAGTCGGTGATCGTCACCGGTATCGAACCCCGCAGTGCGCGAGCACAATCCCGCTACTACATCGGTGACTCGGGAGTGCGATTCGGGCTACCCGATCAGCAGGTGGCGTCGGTGCTCGGGCTGTCGGCGGAGCCTGTGCCGGTGCCCTGGCCCATCATCTCTCTGCTGCCGGTCGGCCCCACCCTGAGCAGGTCCGCCGCGCTCGTGGCGCACGACGGTCTCGGCCAGGGCTGA
- the hpxO gene encoding FAD-dependent urate hydroxylase HpxO, producing MKAIVVGAGMGGLSAAIALKQIGIEVEVYERVTENKPVGAAISVWSNGVKCLNHLGLESEAAALGGIVDTMSYLEARTGETMCRFSMQPLIDEVGQRPYPMARAELQLMLMNAYGFDDIAFGRKMVSLTETEAGVTVTFSDGSTATGDFMIGADGASSLTREYVLGGPVDRRYAGYVNFNGLVEVDEEIGAATEWTTYVGENRRVSVMPVSENRFYFFFDVPMPQGVPYERGTAREVLADEFGDWAPGVRKLIDKLDPATTNRVEILDLDPFHTWVKRRVALLGDAAHNTTPDIGQGGCSAMEDAVSLQSAFSDHPGDIDAALAAYESARTARAGDLVLRARKRCDVTHGKDPEKTAAWYAELREEDGSNILRGIVGNIIGGPLT from the coding sequence ATGAAAGCAATCGTTGTCGGCGCAGGAATGGGCGGACTCAGCGCGGCGATCGCCTTGAAGCAGATCGGGATCGAGGTCGAGGTCTACGAACGGGTCACCGAGAACAAGCCAGTCGGAGCGGCCATCTCGGTATGGTCCAACGGCGTCAAATGCCTCAATCACCTTGGCCTGGAATCCGAGGCGGCAGCGCTCGGCGGCATCGTCGACACGATGAGCTACCTCGAGGCACGCACCGGCGAGACGATGTGCCGGTTCAGTATGCAACCACTGATCGACGAGGTCGGCCAGCGGCCGTACCCCATGGCGCGCGCCGAACTGCAGTTGATGCTGATGAACGCCTACGGATTCGACGACATCGCCTTCGGCCGGAAGATGGTGTCACTGACTGAGACCGAGGCGGGAGTCACGGTCACTTTCAGCGACGGCTCTACCGCCACAGGAGATTTCATGATCGGGGCGGACGGTGCCAGCTCCCTCACCCGCGAATATGTACTGGGCGGACCGGTGGATCGACGCTATGCCGGCTACGTGAACTTCAACGGACTGGTCGAGGTCGACGAGGAGATCGGCGCCGCCACCGAATGGACGACCTATGTGGGCGAGAACCGGCGGGTGTCGGTGATGCCGGTATCGGAGAACCGCTTCTACTTCTTCTTCGATGTGCCTATGCCGCAGGGTGTTCCCTACGAGCGGGGAACTGCCCGGGAGGTCCTGGCCGACGAGTTCGGTGACTGGGCTCCGGGTGTGCGCAAGCTCATCGACAAGCTCGACCCGGCAACCACCAACCGCGTGGAGATACTCGACCTCGACCCGTTCCACACGTGGGTCAAGCGACGTGTCGCGCTCCTCGGCGATGCCGCCCACAACACCACACCCGATATCGGCCAAGGCGGTTGCTCGGCGATGGAGGACGCCGTCAGCCTGCAGTCCGCCTTCTCCGACCATCCCGGCGACATCGACGCGGCACTGGCCGCGTACGAGTCGGCGCGCACCGCCCGCGCCGGCGACCTGGTGCTGCGTGCCCGCAAACGCTGCGACGTGACACACGGCAAGGATCCGGAGAAGACCGCGGCCTGGTACGCCGAACTCCGCGAGGAGGACGGCAGCAACATCCTGCGCGGCATCGTCGGCAACATCATCGGCGGTCCGCTGACCTGA
- a CDS encoding TetR/AcrR family transcriptional regulator, with product MFAAEPERADAARNRRLLLAAAHRLMATQPVSSLTMEAVAHEAGVGKGTVFRRFGSRTGLMIALLDHSEAELQQGFLSGPPPLGPGAPPLERLIAYGRARLEMTVTHLDVLLEADSAGGSFLSHPVWAASTTHVGFLLGLLGLGPRVEVLTVAIQTPLNASAVAHMRNVVGLDTETIFDQWEAMVRLLVSGARAAL from the coding sequence CTGTTCGCCGCTGAACCCGAGCGCGCCGATGCCGCACGCAACCGCAGACTGCTGTTGGCCGCCGCGCACCGATTGATGGCGACACAGCCGGTCTCGTCGCTGACGATGGAGGCCGTCGCCCACGAGGCCGGTGTCGGGAAGGGAACGGTGTTCCGGCGTTTCGGCAGCCGCACCGGCCTGATGATCGCCCTGCTCGACCATTCCGAGGCAGAACTCCAGCAGGGATTCCTGTCCGGCCCGCCGCCACTGGGCCCCGGCGCACCGCCGTTGGAGCGGCTCATCGCCTACGGTCGCGCCCGGCTGGAGATGACGGTCACCCATCTGGACGTGCTCCTGGAGGCCGACAGCGCCGGCGGCTCCTTCCTGAGCCACCCCGTGTGGGCAGCGTCGACCACCCACGTCGGATTCCTGCTCGGGCTACTCGGCCTCGGACCGAGGGTCGAGGTGCTCACCGTCGCCATCCAGACGCCGCTCAACGCCTCCGCGGTCGCCCATATGCGCAACGTTGTCGGCCTGGATACCGAGACGATCTTCGATCAATGGGAGGCGATGGTCCGGCTCCTGGTCTCGGGTGCGCGGGCCGCGCTCTGA